A section of the Humulus lupulus chromosome 2, drHumLupu1.1, whole genome shotgun sequence genome encodes:
- the LOC133819527 gene encoding uncharacterized protein LOC133819527, with protein MEVASLLPRPKLSTNLTWSRTQINSTVKPLHQPIGSNKESLESTTPTMAEILEVSRAQKLDLRLQTLGPFFRITAKSLETNNELGRAEGIIRVWLGGRVLHLDSIRLRKETLGMEKSIFGIGLFIGAVAIRYGYDCGCRTAELLAINDSELYHQKLVKFYRRIGFKVVREVSGSTLGDFGHMLVWGGVGTRMDALIEELLVKWCTRFKPLKSDGKAPT; from the exons ATGGAAGTAGCATCCTTGCTTCCAAGGCCAAAATTATCAACGAATCTAACTTGGTCTAGAACTCAAATCAATTCAACTGTCAAACCACTACACCAACCAATTGGGAGCAACAAAGAGAGTCTTGAATCCACTACACCAACCATGGCGGAAATCCTAGAGGTCTCACGAGCCCAAAAACTGGACCTTCGACTACAAACTCTAGGACCCTTTTTCAGAATCACAGCCAAGAGCTTAGAAACGAATAATGAGCTAGGTAGAGCAGAAGGAATCATAAGGGTGTGGCTGGGAGGGAGAGTTCTTCACTTGGATTCCATTAGACTCCGAAAAGAGACTCTGGGAATGGAGAAGTCAATCTTTGGAATTGGTCTGTTCATTGGAGCTGTTGCCATTCGATATGGGTATGACTGTGGTTGTAGGACGGCTGAGTTGCTGGCTATCAATGATTCTGAGCTTTACCACCAAAAG CTTGTGAAATTCTACAGAAGAATCGGTTTCAAAGTGGTGCGTGAAGTGAGTGGTTCGACATTGGGTGACTTTGGCCACATGTTGGTGTGGGGTGGAGTTGGGACCCGAATGGATGCCCTTATCGAAGAGCTTCTTGTGAAATGGTGCACCAGGTTCAAGCCACTCAAGTCTGATGGCAAAGCACCCACCtag
- the LOC133819526 gene encoding uncharacterized protein LOC133819526 isoform X2 has product MWGSIACVSTRLLRHFPPLLPRVSSSPTTLLTDDDTITARSSFASFASRSNPNPRGRDMEMKSDRERSRGRGGGRGGGGGSGKDKIDALGRLMTRILRHMASELNLSMRSDGFVKVNDILQLNMKTFAHIPLRSHTIDDVREAVRKDNKQRFSLLEENGELFIRANQGHTVTTVETERLLQAIVSAEEVPVCVHGTYRKNLESILQSGLKQMKRLHVHFSRGLPTDGEVVSGIRRNVEVLIYLDVKKALEEGMKLYISDNKVILSEGIDGVIPVKYFEKIESWPDRKPIPFLSYGSDQKQDF; this is encoded by the exons ATGTGGGGTTCCATTGCCTGCGTCAGTACACGACTTCTTCGCCACTTTCCTCCTCTCCTTCCCCGAGTTTCTTCTTCTCCCACCACACTTCTCACAGACGACGACACCATCACCGCCCGCTCTTCTTTCGCATCCTTTGCTTCTCGTTCCAACCCAAACCCAAG AGGAAGAGATATGGAGATGAAGAGTGATCGAGAAAGATCGAGAGGTCGTGGAGGAGGAAGAGGTGGTGGCGGTGGCTCTGGTAAAGATAAGATTGATGCACTTGGGAGATTAAT GACACGTATTTTGCGCCATATGGCATCTGAATTAAATTTGAGTATGCGAAGTGATGGGTTTGTGAAGGTCAATGATATCTTACAACTGAATATGAAGACATTTGCCCATATCCCTTTAAGATCACATACGATTGATGATGTTAGGGAG GCCGTTCGGAAGGATAATAAGCAGCGGTTTAGCCTCCTAGAAGAAAACGGAGAGCTTTTCATACGTGCAAACCAAGGCCACACTGTTACG ACAGTTGAGACTGAAAGATTATTACAAGCCATAGTTTCAGCTGAAGAAGTTCCag TGTGTGTACATGGAACTTACAGGAAGAATTTGGAATCTATTTTACAGTCAGGCCTCAaacaaatgaaaagattacatgTCCATTTCTCTCGTGGCTTGCCAACAGATGGCGAAGTCGTTAGTG GTATTAGGCGAAATGTAGAAGTCTTGATCTATCttgatgtgaagaaagctttggAAG AGGGCATGAAGCTCTACATCTCAGACAACAAGGTGATCTTGAGTGAAGGTATAGATGGTGTTATACCTGTCAAGTACTTTGAAAAGATAGAATCATGGCCAGATAGAAAACCCATTCCTTTTTTGTCTTATGGATCAGATCAAAAACAagatttttaa
- the LOC133819526 gene encoding uncharacterized protein LOC133819526 isoform X1, translated as MWGSIACVSTRLLRHFPPLLPRVSSSPTTLLTDDDTITARSSFASFASRSNPNPSGGRGRDMEMKSDRERSRGRGGGRGGGGGSGKDKIDALGRLMTRILRHMASELNLSMRSDGFVKVNDILQLNMKTFAHIPLRSHTIDDVREAVRKDNKQRFSLLEENGELFIRANQGHTVTTVETERLLQAIVSAEEVPVCVHGTYRKNLESILQSGLKQMKRLHVHFSRGLPTDGEVVSGIRRNVEVLIYLDVKKALEEGMKLYISDNKVILSEGIDGVIPVKYFEKIESWPDRKPIPFLSYGSDQKQDF; from the exons ATGTGGGGTTCCATTGCCTGCGTCAGTACACGACTTCTTCGCCACTTTCCTCCTCTCCTTCCCCGAGTTTCTTCTTCTCCCACCACACTTCTCACAGACGACGACACCATCACCGCCCGCTCTTCTTTCGCATCCTTTGCTTCTCGTTCCAACCCAAACCCAAG tgGTGGCAGAGGAAGAGATATGGAGATGAAGAGTGATCGAGAAAGATCGAGAGGTCGTGGAGGAGGAAGAGGTGGTGGCGGTGGCTCTGGTAAAGATAAGATTGATGCACTTGGGAGATTAAT GACACGTATTTTGCGCCATATGGCATCTGAATTAAATTTGAGTATGCGAAGTGATGGGTTTGTGAAGGTCAATGATATCTTACAACTGAATATGAAGACATTTGCCCATATCCCTTTAAGATCACATACGATTGATGATGTTAGGGAG GCCGTTCGGAAGGATAATAAGCAGCGGTTTAGCCTCCTAGAAGAAAACGGAGAGCTTTTCATACGTGCAAACCAAGGCCACACTGTTACG ACAGTTGAGACTGAAAGATTATTACAAGCCATAGTTTCAGCTGAAGAAGTTCCag TGTGTGTACATGGAACTTACAGGAAGAATTTGGAATCTATTTTACAGTCAGGCCTCAaacaaatgaaaagattacatgTCCATTTCTCTCGTGGCTTGCCAACAGATGGCGAAGTCGTTAGTG GTATTAGGCGAAATGTAGAAGTCTTGATCTATCttgatgtgaagaaagctttggAAG AGGGCATGAAGCTCTACATCTCAGACAACAAGGTGATCTTGAGTGAAGGTATAGATGGTGTTATACCTGTCAAGTACTTTGAAAAGATAGAATCATGGCCAGATAGAAAACCCATTCCTTTTTTGTCTTATGGATCAGATCAAAAACAagatttttaa